One genomic window of Tepidamorphus gemmatus includes the following:
- the der gene encoding ribosome biogenesis GTPase Der: MREAQRPLRVAIVGRPNVGKSTLFNRLIGRRLALVDDRPGVTRDRREGEARLGDLALVVVDTAGLEEADPNSLEGRMRAQTETAIAESDAALFLIDARAGVTPADRHFAALLHRTGKPVVVVANKCERSSGEPGFYEAFELGLGEPIAVSAEHGLGLADLTEALVRIDAAREQHPTEAEAHEAGEGDPVRIAIVGRPNAGKSTLLNRLIGEERMLTGPEAGITRDAIAVDWEWKGRPVRLVDTAGLRRKARVQEKLERLSVGDALRAIRFAEVVVVVLDVQSPFEKQDLQIADLVTREGRALVIAVNKWDTITDPDVRLRDLREAADRLLPQVRGMPLVPVSALTGFGLDRLMKDVFDIHARWNTRVPTGELNRWFAALIDHHPPPAVAGRRIKLRYVTQTAVRPPTFVAFGSRTDAIPDSYKRYLLNGLRDTFGLVGVPVRLHLRSADNPYAKD, encoded by the coding sequence ATGCGCGAGGCCCAGCGGCCGCTCCGGGTGGCGATCGTCGGGCGCCCGAATGTCGGCAAGTCGACGCTCTTCAACCGCCTGATCGGACGGCGTCTGGCGCTCGTTGACGACCGGCCGGGCGTGACGCGTGATCGCCGCGAGGGCGAGGCCAGACTGGGCGACCTGGCACTTGTCGTCGTCGATACGGCCGGTCTCGAGGAAGCCGATCCGAACAGCCTCGAGGGGCGCATGCGAGCGCAGACCGAGACCGCCATCGCCGAGTCCGACGCCGCCCTGTTCCTGATCGACGCGCGCGCCGGCGTGACACCGGCCGACAGGCATTTCGCCGCGCTGCTGCACCGGACCGGCAAGCCGGTGGTGGTGGTTGCCAACAAGTGCGAGAGGTCCTCTGGCGAGCCGGGCTTCTATGAAGCGTTCGAACTGGGTCTTGGCGAGCCGATCGCCGTCTCGGCCGAGCATGGCCTCGGTCTCGCCGACCTTACCGAGGCGCTGGTGCGGATCGATGCCGCGCGTGAGCAGCATCCGACTGAAGCCGAGGCGCACGAAGCGGGGGAGGGTGATCCGGTCAGGATCGCTATCGTCGGCCGGCCGAATGCCGGAAAGTCCACCCTGCTCAACCGTCTGATCGGTGAAGAGCGCATGCTGACCGGTCCGGAAGCGGGCATCACCCGCGACGCGATCGCGGTCGACTGGGAATGGAAGGGCCGGCCGGTGCGGCTCGTCGATACCGCCGGGTTGCGGCGCAAGGCGCGCGTTCAGGAGAAACTCGAGAGGCTGTCGGTCGGTGACGCCCTCAGGGCGATCAGGTTCGCCGAGGTTGTCGTCGTCGTCCTGGATGTGCAGAGCCCGTTCGAGAAGCAGGACCTGCAGATCGCCGACCTGGTGACGCGGGAGGGCAGGGCGCTGGTCATCGCCGTGAACAAGTGGGACACCATCACTGATCCCGATGTGCGGCTGAGGGACCTGCGCGAGGCAGCCGACCGACTGCTTCCGCAGGTGCGCGGCATGCCGCTGGTGCCGGTGTCGGCCCTGACCGGCTTCGGGCTCGACCGCCTGATGAAGGACGTGTTCGATATCCATGCGCGCTGGAACACCCGGGTGCCGACCGGCGAGCTCAACCGCTGGTTTGCGGCGCTGATCGATCATCATCCGCCGCCGGCCGTTGCCGGGCGCAGGATCAAGCTTCGTTACGTCACCCAGACCGCAGTGCGGCCGCCGACGTTTGTCGCCTTCGGCTCGCGCACGGACGCCATTCCCGATTCATACAAGCGCTACCTCCTGAACGGTTTGCGCGACACGTTCGGGCT
- a CDS encoding dihydroorotase has protein sequence MPVWGSPEPFERQSAAPLGFRNVRLIDPSTGRDEIGGLLATGGVIADVGPHLTWGPFPDGTEVIDGGGCVLAPGLVDMRVFTGEPGYEHRETIATASRAAAAGGVTTMVCMPDTEPAIDDVALVDYVQRLARDTAIVRVRPMAALTKGLAGVEMTEIGLLSQAGAVAFTNGRKALTSARLMRRALTYARDFGALIVHHVEDPDLAGDGVMNEGETAARLGLRGIPAEAETIMLSRDLQLVGLSGGRYHAAQLSAAASLDHLRRARAQGLPVTAGVSINNLTLNEIDVGAYRTFFKLSPPLRSEDDRRALVAAVAEGLIDVIVSSHDPQDVETKRHPFAECEDGAIGLETLLAAALRLYHSGDVTLLRLIDALSSRPAAILGLDAGSLEPGHPADLVFFDPNLPWVVDATLLSSRSKNTAFENARLQGRVLRTVVAGRTVYDYAGG, from the coding sequence ATGCCGGTCTGGGGATCGCCCGAACCGTTCGAGCGGCAGTCGGCCGCGCCGCTCGGATTCCGCAATGTCCGGCTGATCGATCCCTCGACCGGGCGCGACGAGATCGGCGGCCTGCTCGCCACCGGCGGCGTCATCGCCGATGTCGGTCCGCATCTGACATGGGGTCCCTTTCCCGACGGTACGGAGGTGATCGACGGCGGCGGTTGCGTGCTGGCACCGGGTCTCGTCGACATGCGTGTGTTCACCGGCGAGCCGGGATATGAGCACCGGGAGACGATCGCCACAGCCAGCCGGGCGGCGGCGGCCGGTGGCGTCACGACGATGGTCTGCATGCCGGACACCGAGCCGGCGATCGACGATGTCGCGCTGGTCGATTACGTGCAGCGGCTGGCCCGCGATACGGCGATCGTACGGGTGCGGCCGATGGCGGCGCTCACCAAGGGGCTCGCCGGCGTCGAGATGACGGAGATCGGGCTGCTGTCGCAGGCCGGCGCCGTCGCCTTCACCAATGGGCGCAAGGCACTGACCAGTGCGCGGCTGATGCGGCGGGCACTGACCTACGCGCGGGATTTCGGGGCGCTCATCGTACATCATGTCGAGGACCCGGATCTCGCCGGCGACGGCGTGATGAACGAGGGCGAGACCGCCGCCCGGCTCGGCCTGCGCGGTATTCCGGCAGAGGCCGAGACGATCATGCTCAGCCGCGATCTGCAGCTGGTCGGGCTGTCCGGCGGCCGCTATCACGCCGCGCAACTGTCGGCGGCCGCCTCGCTCGACCATCTGCGGCGCGCGCGTGCCCAGGGGCTGCCGGTCACGGCGGGCGTCTCCATCAACAACCTTACGCTCAACGAGATCGACGTCGGCGCCTACCGCACCTTCTTCAAGCTGTCGCCGCCGCTGCGAAGCGAGGACGACCGCCGGGCGCTCGTCGCCGCCGTCGCCGAGGGATTGATCGACGTCATCGTCTCGAGCCACGATCCGCAGGACGTCGAGACCAAGCGCCATCCCTTCGCGGAATGCGAGGACGGCGCGATCGGACTGGAGACCCTGCTTGCAGCGGCGTTGAGGCTGTACCATTCAGGGGACGTGACACTGCTGCGGCTGATCGATGCGCTGTCGAGCCGTCCGGCGGCGATCCTGGGGCTCGATGCCGGGTCGCTCGAGCCAGGCCACCCTGCCGATCTCGTCTTCTTCGATCCGAACCTGCCCTGGGTGGTCGATGCCACGCTGCTGTCGTCACGCTCAAAGAATACCGCCTTCGAGAATGCCCGCCTGCAGGGCCGGGTGCTGCGCACCGTCGTTGCCGGGCGCACCGTATACGACTACGCTGGCGGTTGA
- a CDS encoding aspartate carbamoyltransferase catalytic subunit encodes MSLAETPAPIIFRSRHLLGIEDLSPAEITALLDLADAFVELNRRPDKKLSTLRGRTQINLFFEASTRTQSSFELAGKRLGADVMNMSVASSSVKKGETLIDTAVTLHAMHPDIIVVRHHAAGAVELLSRKVGCSVINAGDGAHEHPTQALLDALTIRRHTGRLEGLTVAICGDILHSRVARSNILLLNAMGARVRVVAPSTLLPAAIDRFGVEVHRDMRSGLRDADVVMMLRLQRERMDGSFVPSVREYFHFFGLDAAKLALAKPNALVMHPGPMNRGVEIDSDIADGPQSLIREQVEMGVAVRMAVLDALARNLPNR; translated from the coding sequence ATGAGCCTCGCCGAGACACCCGCGCCGATCATATTCCGCTCCCGACATCTGCTCGGCATCGAGGATCTGTCTCCCGCCGAGATCACTGCACTGCTCGACCTCGCCGACGCGTTCGTCGAGCTGAACCGGCGGCCGGACAAGAAGCTGTCCACCCTGCGCGGCCGCACCCAGATCAACCTGTTCTTCGAAGCATCGACCCGCACACAGAGCTCGTTCGAGCTGGCCGGCAAGCGGCTGGGCGCCGACGTCATGAACATGTCGGTGGCCTCTTCCTCGGTGAAGAAGGGCGAGACGCTGATCGACACGGCGGTGACGCTGCACGCCATGCATCCGGACATCATCGTCGTGCGTCACCATGCGGCCGGCGCCGTGGAGCTCCTGTCGCGCAAGGTCGGCTGCTCGGTGATCAATGCCGGGGACGGAGCCCATGAACACCCCACGCAGGCGCTGCTCGACGCGCTCACCATCCGCCGGCATACCGGGCGGCTGGAGGGCCTGACGGTTGCGATCTGCGGCGACATCCTGCACAGCCGCGTCGCGCGCTCCAACATCCTGCTGCTCAACGCGATGGGCGCGCGGGTACGGGTTGTCGCGCCGTCCACCCTTCTGCCGGCCGCCATCGACAGGTTCGGCGTCGAGGTGCATCGCGACATGCGCTCGGGTCTGCGCGATGCCGACGTGGTGATGATGCTGCGCCTGCAGCGCGAGCGGATGGACGGCTCCTTCGTGCCGTCCGTGCGGGAGTACTTCCACTTCTTCGGGCTCGACGCGGCGAAGCTCGCCCTGGCGAAGCCGAATGCGCTGGTGATGCATCCAGGCCCGATGAACCGGGGCGTCGAGATCGATTCCGACATCGCCGACGGGCCGCAGAGCCTGATCCGCGAACAGGTCGAGATGGGCGTGGCGGTACGCATGGCGGTGCTCGACGCGCTCGCCCGCAACCTGCCCAACCGGTGA
- the ruvX gene encoding Holliday junction resolvase RuvX — protein sequence MSEPTAEPANDPAAFAARLPERGALIGLDHGERTVGVALSDPGRRIASPLTAIRKGKFSRTGAEIADLCARHAVAGLVVGLPLNMDGSSGPSAQSARAFARNLAALTGLPVLMWDERLSTAAVTRTLIEADASRKRRAEVIDKMAAAFILQGLLDRLSQRPG from the coding sequence ATGTCCGAGCCAACAGCCGAACCGGCAAACGATCCGGCCGCCTTCGCCGCGCGATTGCCGGAGCGCGGGGCGCTGATCGGGCTCGATCACGGCGAGCGAACCGTCGGCGTGGCGCTGAGCGATCCGGGCCGGCGCATTGCCTCCCCGCTCACGGCGATCCGCAAGGGCAAGTTCAGCCGGACCGGCGCCGAGATCGCCGACCTGTGCGCGCGGCATGCCGTTGCGGGCCTCGTGGTCGGCCTGCCGCTGAACATGGACGGCAGTTCCGGTCCGAGTGCCCAGTCGGCGCGTGCCTTCGCGCGCAATCTTGCCGCCCTCACCGGCCTTCCGGTGCTGATGTGGGACGAACGGCTGTCGACGGCGGCGGTGACCCGAACACTGATCGAAGCGGATGCGAGCCGGAAGCGGCGTGCCGAGGTGATCGACAAGATGGCGGCGGCCTTCATCCTGCAGGGACTGCTCGACCGACTGTCGCAACGCCCAGGCTGA
- the plsY gene encoding glycerol-3-phosphate 1-O-acyltransferase PlsY, with translation MPDQMSFSLALPYLLAALAGGYLLGSIPFGVILTRMAGLGDVRTIGSGNIGATNVLRTGRKGLAAATLVGDALKGTTAVVLFGHLWGPDTALVAGFGAFLGHLFPVWLKFRGGKGVATYIGILLGLFWPAALIFAGMWIAMAWLTRYSSLSALVASAATPVALVLFDRLQTAELFAVLTVLLFIAHRANIGRLMRGEETRIGGGPAAS, from the coding sequence ATGCCGGATCAGATGAGCTTCAGCCTCGCGCTGCCCTATCTGCTGGCCGCGCTCGCCGGCGGTTATCTCCTCGGCTCGATTCCGTTCGGCGTGATCCTGACCCGCATGGCCGGGCTCGGCGATGTCAGGACGATCGGCTCCGGCAACATTGGCGCGACCAACGTGCTGCGCACCGGACGCAAGGGGCTTGCGGCGGCGACCCTTGTCGGCGACGCTCTGAAGGGCACGACCGCCGTAGTGCTGTTCGGTCATCTTTGGGGCCCCGATACGGCGCTTGTTGCCGGATTCGGCGCCTTTCTCGGTCATCTGTTTCCCGTCTGGCTGAAGTTCCGGGGCGGCAAGGGTGTCGCGACCTATATCGGCATCCTGCTGGGGTTGTTCTGGCCGGCGGCACTGATTTTCGCCGGCATGTGGATCGCCATGGCCTGGTTGACCCGCTACTCCTCGCTGTCGGCCCTGGTGGCCAGCGCGGCCACTCCGGTCGCTCTGGTACTGTTCGACAGGCTCCAGACGGCCGAACTGTTCGCCGTGCTGACTGTACTGCTGTTCATCGCTCATCGCGCCAATATCGGCCGGCTGATGCGCGGCGAGGAGACGCGCATCGGCGGCGGTCCGGCCGCGTCGTGA
- the gatA gene encoding Asp-tRNA(Asn)/Glu-tRNA(Gln) amidotransferase subunit GatA, whose protein sequence is MTDLTRLTIAEARDCLARREISALELTEAYISAIEAARRLNAYIVETPDKAREMAKASDARLARGEARPLEGIPLGIKDLFCTEGVHSQAASRVLSGFRPPYESTVTANLWADGAVMLGKLNMDEFAMGSSNETSCYGPVINPWRAANSNADLVPGGSSGGSAAAVAAWLCAGATATDTGGSIRQPAAFTGTVGIKPTYGRCSRWGIVAFASSLDQAGPIARTVRDAAILLKSMASVDPKDTTSVDIEVPDYEAAVGGSIRGMRIGIPREYRIDGMPAEIETMWARGADWLRAAGAELVDISLPHTRYALPAYYIVAPAEASSNLARYDGVRYGLRVEGTDIVDMYEKSRAAGFGAEVKRRIMIGTYVLSAGYYDAYYLRAQKVRTLIKRDFETVFASGVDAILTPATPSAAFEVASMATASPIEMYLNDVFTVTVNMAGLPGIAVPAGLSADGLPLALQLIGRPFDEATLFRAGQVIEDAAGRFSPEVWWA, encoded by the coding sequence ATGACCGATCTCACCCGACTGACGATCGCCGAGGCCCGCGACTGCCTTGCCCGCAGGGAAATCTCGGCTCTCGAACTGACCGAGGCCTATATCTCCGCGATCGAGGCAGCGCGGCGGCTGAACGCCTACATTGTCGAGACGCCCGACAAGGCTCGCGAGATGGCCAAGGCCTCGGACGCGCGGCTTGCCAGGGGCGAGGCGCGTCCGCTGGAGGGCATCCCGCTCGGCATCAAGGATCTGTTCTGCACCGAGGGGGTGCACAGCCAGGCTGCAAGCAGGGTGCTGTCCGGCTTCCGGCCACCCTACGAATCGACCGTCACGGCCAATCTGTGGGCCGACGGGGCGGTCATGCTCGGCAAGCTCAACATGGACGAATTCGCCATGGGCTCGTCGAACGAGACGTCGTGCTACGGTCCCGTGATCAACCCTTGGCGCGCGGCGAACTCGAACGCCGATCTGGTGCCGGGCGGTTCGTCCGGCGGCTCGGCGGCGGCAGTGGCGGCCTGGCTCTGCGCGGGGGCCACCGCGACCGACACCGGCGGCTCGATCCGTCAGCCGGCCGCGTTTACCGGCACCGTGGGCATCAAGCCGACCTACGGGCGCTGCTCGCGCTGGGGGATCGTGGCGTTCGCCTCCTCGCTCGACCAGGCTGGCCCGATCGCCCGCACCGTGCGTGATGCGGCGATCCTGCTGAAGTCGATGGCCTCGGTCGATCCGAAGGATACCACGTCGGTCGATATCGAGGTTCCGGACTACGAGGCAGCGGTTGGTGGCTCGATAAGAGGCATGCGCATCGGCATCCCCCGCGAGTACCGCATCGACGGCATGCCGGCCGAGATCGAGACGATGTGGGCGAGGGGCGCCGACTGGCTGCGGGCGGCCGGCGCCGAGCTGGTCGACATCTCGCTGCCGCATACCAGGTACGCCCTGCCAGCCTACTACATCGTCGCCCCTGCCGAAGCGTCCTCGAATCTCGCTCGATATGACGGCGTGCGCTACGGCCTCCGCGTCGAGGGCACCGACATCGTCGACATGTATGAGAAGTCGCGCGCGGCCGGCTTCGGCGCCGAGGTGAAGCGGCGCATCATGATCGGCACCTATGTGCTGTCGGCCGGCTACTATGACGCGTACTATCTGAGGGCACAGAAGGTCCGCACCCTGATCAAGCGCGACTTCGAGACGGTCTTCGCCAGTGGCGTTGATGCGATCCTGACGCCGGCGACACCCTCGGCCGCGTTCGAGGTGGCGTCGATGGCAACCGCCTCGCCGATCGAGATGTATCTGAACGACGTGTTCACGGTCACGGTGAACATGGCCGGCCTGCCAGGCATTGCCGTTCCGGCTGGGCTGTCGGCGGATGGACTGCCGCTTGCGCTCCAGCTCATCGGCCGCCCGTTCGACGAGGCGACGCTGTTTCGCGCCGGTCAGGTCATCGAGGACGCCGCAGGCCGCTTCTCGCCCGAGGTCTGGTGGGCCTGA
- the gatC gene encoding Asp-tRNA(Asn)/Glu-tRNA(Gln) amidotransferase subunit GatC, whose amino-acid sequence MSVDIDTVRRIARLARIAVTEQEAESLKGELNAILGFVEQLEEVDVTGVEPMTSVVHVAMKMRDDVVTDGGIADKIVANAPETEDHYFVVPKVVE is encoded by the coding sequence ATGTCGGTCGATATCGACACCGTCAGGCGCATTGCCAGGCTTGCGCGTATTGCGGTCACCGAGCAGGAGGCCGAGTCGCTGAAGGGCGAGCTGAACGCCATTCTCGGCTTCGTCGAGCAGCTCGAGGAAGTGGATGTGACAGGCGTCGAGCCGATGACCAGCGTCGTCCATGTCGCCATGAAGATGCGCGACGACGTGGTCACCGACGGCGGCATCGCCGACAAGATCGTCGCCAATGCGCCGGAGACAGAGGATCACTATTTCGTCGTGCCGAAGGTGGTAGAGTAG
- a CDS encoding PQQ-binding-like beta-propeller repeat protein, protein MSTTIPPRSRLAPATLLALAVALTGCSDVSSLEDINLVSFNPFAEKEKRVPGDRRPAIETTDGLRVAENTATTPVSLPAPRDLGDWSQPGGNAANAPGNVALGSGGATWSVSVASVDRRGRLTAKPIVYRGLVVVMDQHARVSAYSLEGGGRGWSVSLKPEKEKSVVFNGGIAAEGGIVVAATGYGTMVGIGASDGGVLWTTELGAPARSAPTIADGIAYVVSADNVVHAVNIADGSVLWTQIGIGQAAGVIGNASPAVSGGIVVVPYSSGEILAFDAKSGEPRWIDALTGANRFTAVSGISDVAASPVIYEGDVYAVSVSGRMIGVSARNGDRIWAQNVSSAHTPAVAGNTIFVATIGAQVVALDRKTGQVRWMTDLSEKANPKDKLPVNLAGPLLAGGRLWVATSDGRMITLNPETGAVLSTQTIGSPVYISPIAAGGRILVLDNTGKLTAFN, encoded by the coding sequence ATGAGCACCACCATTCCCCCGCGCAGTCGGCTGGCGCCGGCGACGCTGCTGGCGCTGGCCGTTGCCCTCACCGGCTGCAGCGACGTGTCGTCGCTCGAAGACATCAACCTGGTCAGCTTCAACCCCTTCGCCGAGAAGGAGAAGCGTGTTCCCGGAGATCGCCGGCCGGCGATCGAAACGACGGATGGACTGCGCGTCGCCGAGAACACCGCGACGACCCCTGTCAGCCTGCCGGCACCACGTGATCTCGGCGACTGGTCGCAACCCGGGGGCAATGCTGCCAACGCGCCGGGCAACGTCGCACTTGGTTCCGGCGGTGCGACCTGGTCGGTTTCGGTTGCCAGCGTCGATCGTCGCGGCCGGCTCACCGCCAAGCCGATCGTCTATCGCGGTCTGGTCGTCGTGATGGATCAGCACGCCCGCGTGTCGGCCTATTCGCTCGAAGGCGGTGGCCGCGGCTGGTCGGTGTCGCTCAAGCCTGAGAAGGAGAAGAGCGTCGTCTTCAACGGCGGCATCGCCGCGGAGGGCGGTATCGTCGTCGCCGCCACCGGCTACGGTACGATGGTGGGGATCGGCGCCAGTGACGGTGGCGTGTTGTGGACGACCGAGCTTGGTGCCCCGGCCCGCAGTGCGCCGACGATCGCGGACGGCATCGCCTATGTGGTCAGTGCCGACAATGTCGTCCACGCGGTCAACATCGCCGATGGTTCGGTGCTGTGGACCCAGATCGGCATCGGCCAGGCTGCCGGCGTGATCGGCAATGCGAGCCCTGCGGTGTCGGGCGGCATTGTCGTGGTGCCCTATTCGTCCGGCGAGATCCTCGCATTCGACGCCAAATCCGGCGAGCCGCGCTGGATCGATGCGCTGACCGGCGCCAACCGCTTCACCGCCGTCTCCGGCATCAGCGACGTCGCCGCCTCGCCGGTCATCTATGAGGGCGACGTCTATGCGGTGTCGGTGTCTGGCCGCATGATCGGCGTCAGCGCGCGCAACGGCGACCGCATCTGGGCGCAGAATGTGTCCAGCGCCCATACGCCGGCGGTCGCCGGCAACACCATCTTCGTTGCCACGATCGGCGCCCAGGTGGTGGCGCTCGACCGCAAGACGGGCCAGGTTCGCTGGATGACGGATCTGTCCGAGAAGGCCAATCCCAAGGACAAGCTGCCGGTGAATCTTGCCGGACCGCTCCTGGCCGGCGGGCGGCTCTGGGTTGCCACCTCCGACGGGCGGATGATCACCCTCAACCCGGAAACGGGGGCCGTGCTGTCCACGCAGACGATCGGCAGCCCGGTCTACATCAGCCCGATCGCCGCCGGCGGGCGCATTCTCGTGCTCGACAACACTGGCAAGCTCACGGCCTTCAACTAG
- a CDS encoding metal-dependent hydrolase: MKITWFGHSAFRVETGGAVVLIDPFLSGNPTWKGGVQAAAAGATHVALTHGHSDHIGDTVDICRSTGATLVANFEICMYLAGKGVENVSPGNHGGRQDFDDFSLAFVQAWHSSAEIVDGKPLYLGNPAGIVLISKAEPGKIVYHMGDTDIFSDMALINEIYAPTIGIVPIGDRFTMGAELAAMACRRYFSFKTVIPCHYGTFPIIDQTADKFVAAMGGSGVVVPERGTAVEV, from the coding sequence ATGAAGATCACCTGGTTCGGACATTCCGCCTTCCGCGTCGAGACGGGCGGTGCGGTGGTGTTGATCGATCCGTTCCTGAGCGGCAACCCGACCTGGAAGGGCGGCGTCCAGGCGGCCGCGGCCGGGGCGACCCATGTCGCGCTCACGCATGGTCATTCCGATCACATTGGCGACACCGTGGACATCTGCAGGTCGACCGGTGCGACGCTGGTCGCCAATTTCGAGATTTGCATGTATCTGGCCGGCAAGGGCGTCGAGAACGTCAGCCCCGGCAACCACGGCGGCCGTCAGGATTTCGACGATTTCTCGCTGGCCTTCGTCCAGGCTTGGCACTCCTCCGCCGAGATCGTCGACGGCAAGCCGCTCTATCTCGGCAATCCGGCCGGCATCGTGCTGATATCGAAGGCGGAGCCGGGCAAGATCGTCTACCACATGGGCGACACCGACATATTCTCGGACATGGCGTTGATCAACGAGATCTACGCGCCCACGATCGGGATCGTGCCGATCGGCGATCGCTTCACCATGGGCGCCGAGCTCGCCGCGATGGCCTGCCGCCGCTACTTCTCCTTCAAGACCGTCATCCCCTGCCACTACGGCACCTTCCCGATCATCGACCAGACGGCGGACAAGTTCGTCGCGGCGATGGGCGGCTCGGGCGTCGTCGTGCCGGAGCGGGGGACGGCCGTCGAGGTATGA
- a CDS encoding tetratricopeptide repeat protein: MSDIFREVEEEIRREQAKVLWDRYGIYVVAVAVLVVAVTAGWRGWQWYVARQAAETGQQYYEALQLARDGKHAEADAAFAEIARSSTGFAALARLRAAATLADAGKVSEAVAAFDAVANDAAIEDRLRDVARVRAAYLLLDAGDLSGIDERVGRLAAEGNPWRHSAREILGLAAFQAGDLSTANARFEELLADTATPQDMRQRAQLMVALIASEAPPAVPAAAAAPATATPEAEQPAASGEGDTQ; the protein is encoded by the coding sequence ATGTCGGATATCTTTCGCGAAGTCGAAGAGGAAATTCGCCGCGAACAGGCGAAGGTGCTGTGGGATCGCTACGGCATCTATGTCGTGGCGGTCGCCGTGCTGGTCGTCGCCGTCACGGCGGGCTGGCGAGGCTGGCAGTGGTATGTGGCGCGCCAGGCGGCTGAGACCGGCCAGCAGTATTACGAGGCCTTGCAACTTGCCCGCGACGGAAAGCATGCCGAGGCGGACGCGGCCTTCGCCGAGATCGCCCGCAGCAGCACCGGATTCGCGGCGCTGGCGCGGCTGCGCGCCGCGGCCACGCTCGCCGATGCCGGCAAGGTCAGCGAGGCAGTCGCCGCCTTCGACGCCGTCGCCAACGATGCCGCGATCGAAGATCGCCTGAGGGACGTGGCCCGGGTTCGGGCGGCCTATCTGCTGCTCGACGCTGGCGATCTGTCCGGCATCGACGAGCGCGTCGGGCGGCTCGCCGCAGAGGGCAATCCGTGGCGCCATTCGGCGCGGGAAATCCTCGGCCTCGCCGCCTTTCAGGCTGGCGACCTGTCAACCGCCAACGCGCGTTTCGAGGAACTGCTCGCCGACACCGCGACCCCGCAGGACATGCGTCAGCGTGCCCAGCTGATGGTCGCGCTGATTGCGTCGGAGGCGCCGCCGGCTGTGCCGGCCGCAGCGGCCGCGCCTGCCACTGCGACGCCCGAGGCAGAACAGCCGGCTGCATCCGGGGAGGGCGATACGCAATGA
- a CDS encoding GGDEF domain-containing protein, protein MPYPDVALLALQLVFYVCVMTLLFGLRHRYGIGIFFCALGAMHFLETYLAATFYVAVPGGFLVSPGSTILFAGKIVLLLLVYIREDATAVRQPIYGLFAGNLLMIGLVAILRHTGHVAGIGPNPDFLFMDQMGLLMLWGTVLLLADGILIILIYERIGRWFGRHVTLRIAVSGVAVLTFDQFLFWPVLHMVTGVPLVTLLSGWVAKSTTAVACALLVGAYLRFVEKRMFDGLNHPRLGDVFDALTYRQRYECLLEASGRDGLTGVGDRGRMERECEREIARTLARSLPVSVLLIDIDNFKMVNDQYGHIAGDALLRSLAAMLQANLRESDQVYRFGGDEFVVVGLGIGVSGAMRLAERLLREASELRFAGGHGPATISIGVATAPDDGRTFVALLSRADSQLYAAKQDGRNRIATAAGTWSPTGPDSRQPRPT, encoded by the coding sequence ATGCCTTATCCGGACGTCGCGCTGCTCGCACTCCAGCTCGTCTTCTATGTCTGCGTGATGACCCTGCTGTTCGGGCTCCGGCACCGATACGGCATCGGCATCTTCTTCTGCGCGCTCGGCGCGATGCATTTCCTCGAGACCTACCTCGCAGCGACCTTCTATGTCGCGGTGCCCGGGGGATTTCTCGTCTCGCCAGGCTCGACCATCCTGTTCGCCGGCAAGATCGTGCTGCTGCTCCTGGTCTACATCCGCGAGGATGCCACCGCCGTGCGGCAGCCGATCTACGGGCTGTTTGCCGGCAACCTGCTGATGATCGGGCTTGTCGCGATCTTGCGGCACACCGGCCATGTCGCCGGCATCGGACCCAACCCCGACTTCCTTTTCATGGACCAGATGGGGCTGCTGATGCTGTGGGGCACCGTCCTGCTGCTCGCCGACGGCATCCTGATTATCCTCATCTACGAGAGGATCGGCCGCTGGTTCGGCCGCCACGTGACGCTGCGGATCGCGGTCAGCGGTGTCGCCGTGCTGACGTTCGATCAGTTCCTGTTCTGGCCGGTGCTGCACATGGTGACCGGTGTGCCTCTGGTCACGCTGTTGAGCGGCTGGGTGGCGAAATCGACGACGGCAGTCGCCTGCGCATTGCTGGTCGGCGCCTATCTGCGATTCGTCGAGAAGCGGATGTTCGACGGACTGAACCATCCGCGCCTCGGCGATGTATTCGACGCCCTGACCTACCGGCAGCGATACGAATGCCTGCTCGAGGCGAGTGGCCGCGACGGGCTGACCGGGGTCGGCGATCGCGGACGAATGGAACGCGAGTGCGAGCGCGAGATCGCCCGGACGCTGGCGCGCAGCCTGCCGGTCAGCGTGCTGCTGATCGACATCGACAACTTCAAGATGGTCAATGACCAATATGGCCACATCGCCGGCGATGCCCTGCTGCGGTCGCTGGCGGCGATGCTGCAGGCGAACCTGCGCGAGAGTGACCAGGTCTATCGCTTCGGTGGCGACGAATTCGTGGTCGTGGGACTGGGCATCGGGGTCAGCGGCGCGATGCGCCTGGCAGAGCGGCTGCTCCGGGAGGCCTCCGAACTCCGGTTCGCGGGGGGACACGGCCCCGCCACGATCAGCATCGGTGTTGCCACCGCACCCGACGACGGCAGGACCTTTGTCGCGTTGCTGTCGCGCGCCGACAGCCAGCTCTACGCGGCAAAGCAAGACGGTCGCAACCGCATCGCGACTGCAGCGGGCACCTGGAGCCCGACCGGCCCCGACTCGCGCCAGCCGCGTCCGACCTGA